One part of the Thermodesulfovibrio sp. 3462-1 genome encodes these proteins:
- the nadD gene encoding nicotinate-nucleotide adenylyltransferase yields MKIGFFGGTFNPIHYGHLRVAEEVREAFLLDKIIFIPAGIPPLKKYDIVEAMHRLKMTELAVKDNPFFEVSDFEAKQKKPSYTINTLTHLKRLYQKDTLFFIMGIDAFLELKSWYRYEELLRMVDFIIMSRPGFDNLQNYEFIEDEEAENCFKIKNSDKRAFFISVSPFWISSTQIRKMIQNEKSIRYLVPEEVRKYIEDNKLYRE; encoded by the coding sequence ATGAAGATAGGATTTTTTGGTGGAACCTTTAATCCCATTCATTATGGGCATTTAAGAGTCGCAGAAGAGGTAAGGGAAGCTTTTTTGCTGGACAAAATTATATTTATTCCAGCAGGAATTCCGCCATTAAAAAAATACGATATTGTGGAAGCTATGCACAGATTGAAAATGACTGAATTGGCAGTAAAGGACAATCCCTTTTTTGAAGTTTCTGATTTTGAAGCTAAACAGAAAAAACCTTCTTATACCATAAATACTCTTACACATTTAAAAAGACTTTACCAAAAGGATACTCTTTTTTTTATAATGGGTATTGATGCATTTCTTGAATTAAAATCCTGGTACAGGTATGAAGAACTATTAAGAATGGTTGATTTTATAATAATGTCAAGACCTGGTTTTGATAATTTACAGAATTATGAATTTATTGAAGATGAAGAGGCCGAAAACTGTTTTAAAATAAAAAATTCAGATAAAAGAGCTTTTTTTATTTCAGTTTCACCATTCTGGATATCATCAACTCAAATAAGAAAGATGATTCAGAATGAAAAAAGTATTCGTTACCTTGTACCAGAAGAAGTGCGGAAGTATATTGAAGACAACAAACTTTACAGGGAGTAG